In Denticeps clupeoides chromosome 1, fDenClu1.1, whole genome shotgun sequence, a single window of DNA contains:
- the ttc8 gene encoding tetratricopeptide repeat protein 8 isoform X2, whose product MEVPMDPLFLAWSYFRRRKFQRCADICTKVLEDSPYDQATWSLKTRALTEMVYIDEVDVDQEGIAEMMLDENAIAQVTRPGTSLRLPGTSQGGGPTPAVRPVTQSGRPITGFVRPSTQSGRPGTMEQAIKTPRTAHTARPVTSSSGRFVRLGTASMLTNPDGPFINLSRLNLAKYAQKPSLSRTLFEYIFHHENDVKNALDLAALATEHAQFKDWWWKVQLGKCYYRLGLHREAEKQFRSALNHQEVVDTYLYLAKVYQRLDQPVTALNLFKQGLDHFPGEVTLLTGIARIHEEMNNMTSATEYYKDVLKQDNTHVEAIACIGSNHFYTDQSEIALRFYRRLLQMGVYNCQLYNNLGLCCFYAQQYDMTLSSFERALALVSSDEEQADVWYNLGHVAVGIGNLPLAYQCFKLALAFNNDHAEAYNNLAVLELRKGRIEQSKAFLQTAASLAPQMYEPHFNLAILTDKVGDLQSSYAAARKSEEAFPEHVDTQQILKTLKQHFAEL is encoded by the exons ATGGAGGTGCCTATGGACCCGCTGTTTCTCGCCTGGAGCTATTTCAGAAGACGAAAGTTCCAGAGATGTGCAGATATTTGCACGAAGGTCTTGGAGGACAGTCCGTACGACCAG GCGACATGGAGCTTGAAGACCCGAGCTCTGACTGAGATGGTGTACATTGATGAGGTTGATGTGGATCAAGAGGGCATTGCGGAGATGATGCTGGATGAAAACGCCATTGCCCAAGTCACCA GGCCTGGGACGTCGTTGAGGCTTCCAGGGACAAGTCAAGGAGGTGGCCCAACTCCCGCTGTCAg GCCGGTGACCCAGTCAGGACGCCCAATCACAGGCTTTGTGAGACCCAGCACGCAGTCAGGCCGGCCAGGGACTATGGAGCAGGCCATCAAGACCCCCCGAACTGCCCATACTGCTCGGCCAGTGACCAGCTCCTCGGGGAGATTTGTCCGGCTTGGCACG GCCTCCATGCTGACGAACCCAGATGGACCGTTCATCAATCTGTCCAGGCTAAATCTGGCCAAATATGCTCAGAAGCCCAGCTTGTCCAGA ACCCTGTTTGAGTATATCTTCCACCATGAAAAtgatgtgaaaaat GCACTGGACCTTGCTGCCCTGGCCACTGAGCATGCTCAGTTTAAGGATTGGTGGTGGAAGGTTCAGTTGGGTAAATGCTATTACAG ACTTGGTTTACACAGAGAGGCTGAGAAACAGTTCCGATCCGCCCTCAATCATCAGGAAGTTGTTGATACATATCTCTACCTCGCCAAG GTGTATCAGCGACTAGATCAACCAGTAACAGCTTTAAACCTATTTAAGCAAGGTCTGGACCACTTCCCAGGAGAAGTCACACTGCTAACAGGAATTGCTCGCATTCATGAg GAGATGAATAACATGACGTCTGCAACAGAATATTATAAAGACGTGCTGAAACAGGACAACACCCATGTGGAGGCCATCGCCTGCATCGGCAGCAACCATTTTTACACAGACCAGTCTGAGATCGCCCTGCGCTTCTACAG GCGGCTGCTGCAAATGGGTGTTTACAACTGCCAGCTCTATAACAACCTGGGCCTGTGCTGCTTCTATGCGCAGCAGTATGATATGACGTTATCTTCATTTGAACGCGCCTTGGCTCTCGTGTCCAGTGATGAAGAACAGGCAGACGTGTGGTACAACCTGGGCCATGTGGCCGTG GGAATTGGCAACTTGCCCTTAGCATACCAGTGTTTTAAACTGGCTCTGGCTTTCAATAATGACCATGCAGAGGCTTATAACAACTTAGCTGTGCTGGAGCTACGAAAAGGCCGCATAGAGCAG TCTAAAGCTTTCCTGCAAACAGCTGCATCACTGGCTCCTCAAATGTATGAACCGCACTTTAACCTTGCAATTTTAACAGATAAA GTTGGAGATCTCCAGAGCAGCTATGCAGCAGCGCGGAAGTCAGAGGAGGCCTTTCCTGAGCATGTGGACACTCAACAGATCCTAAAGACCCTGAAACAGCATTTTGCAGAGTTGTGA
- the ttc8 gene encoding tetratricopeptide repeat protein 8 isoform X1: MEVPMDPLFLAWSYFRRRKFQRCADICTKVLEDSPYDQESDSSLLMSEATWSLKTRALTEMVYIDEVDVDQEGIAEMMLDENAIAQVTRPGTSLRLPGTSQGGGPTPAVRPVTQSGRPITGFVRPSTQSGRPGTMEQAIKTPRTAHTARPVTSSSGRFVRLGTASMLTNPDGPFINLSRLNLAKYAQKPSLSRTLFEYIFHHENDVKNALDLAALATEHAQFKDWWWKVQLGKCYYRLGLHREAEKQFRSALNHQEVVDTYLYLAKVYQRLDQPVTALNLFKQGLDHFPGEVTLLTGIARIHEEMNNMTSATEYYKDVLKQDNTHVEAIACIGSNHFYTDQSEIALRFYRRLLQMGVYNCQLYNNLGLCCFYAQQYDMTLSSFERALALVSSDEEQADVWYNLGHVAVGIGNLPLAYQCFKLALAFNNDHAEAYNNLAVLELRKGRIEQSKAFLQTAASLAPQMYEPHFNLAILTDKVGDLQSSYAAARKSEEAFPEHVDTQQILKTLKQHFAEL; encoded by the exons ATGGAGGTGCCTATGGACCCGCTGTTTCTCGCCTGGAGCTATTTCAGAAGACGAAAGTTCCAGAGATGTGCAGATATTTGCACGAAGGTCTTGGAGGACAGTCCGTACGACCAG GAATCAGATTCTTCACTTCTTATGTCTGAG GCGACATGGAGCTTGAAGACCCGAGCTCTGACTGAGATGGTGTACATTGATGAGGTTGATGTGGATCAAGAGGGCATTGCGGAGATGATGCTGGATGAAAACGCCATTGCCCAAGTCACCA GGCCTGGGACGTCGTTGAGGCTTCCAGGGACAAGTCAAGGAGGTGGCCCAACTCCCGCTGTCAg GCCGGTGACCCAGTCAGGACGCCCAATCACAGGCTTTGTGAGACCCAGCACGCAGTCAGGCCGGCCAGGGACTATGGAGCAGGCCATCAAGACCCCCCGAACTGCCCATACTGCTCGGCCAGTGACCAGCTCCTCGGGGAGATTTGTCCGGCTTGGCACG GCCTCCATGCTGACGAACCCAGATGGACCGTTCATCAATCTGTCCAGGCTAAATCTGGCCAAATATGCTCAGAAGCCCAGCTTGTCCAGA ACCCTGTTTGAGTATATCTTCCACCATGAAAAtgatgtgaaaaat GCACTGGACCTTGCTGCCCTGGCCACTGAGCATGCTCAGTTTAAGGATTGGTGGTGGAAGGTTCAGTTGGGTAAATGCTATTACAG ACTTGGTTTACACAGAGAGGCTGAGAAACAGTTCCGATCCGCCCTCAATCATCAGGAAGTTGTTGATACATATCTCTACCTCGCCAAG GTGTATCAGCGACTAGATCAACCAGTAACAGCTTTAAACCTATTTAAGCAAGGTCTGGACCACTTCCCAGGAGAAGTCACACTGCTAACAGGAATTGCTCGCATTCATGAg GAGATGAATAACATGACGTCTGCAACAGAATATTATAAAGACGTGCTGAAACAGGACAACACCCATGTGGAGGCCATCGCCTGCATCGGCAGCAACCATTTTTACACAGACCAGTCTGAGATCGCCCTGCGCTTCTACAG GCGGCTGCTGCAAATGGGTGTTTACAACTGCCAGCTCTATAACAACCTGGGCCTGTGCTGCTTCTATGCGCAGCAGTATGATATGACGTTATCTTCATTTGAACGCGCCTTGGCTCTCGTGTCCAGTGATGAAGAACAGGCAGACGTGTGGTACAACCTGGGCCATGTGGCCGTG GGAATTGGCAACTTGCCCTTAGCATACCAGTGTTTTAAACTGGCTCTGGCTTTCAATAATGACCATGCAGAGGCTTATAACAACTTAGCTGTGCTGGAGCTACGAAAAGGCCGCATAGAGCAG TCTAAAGCTTTCCTGCAAACAGCTGCATCACTGGCTCCTCAAATGTATGAACCGCACTTTAACCTTGCAATTTTAACAGATAAA GTTGGAGATCTCCAGAGCAGCTATGCAGCAGCGCGGAAGTCAGAGGAGGCCTTTCCTGAGCATGTGGACACTCAACAGATCCTAAAGACCCTGAAACAGCATTTTGCAGAGTTGTGA
- the LOC114785093 gene encoding putative E3 ubiquitin-protein ligase UBR7 yields the protein MAVNGEDETSLPLVVGLENEDELREAFSVLVGSDPDHCSYSQGYVKRQAVFACSTCTPTGSDPAGVCLACANTCHDGHHIFELYTKRNFRCDCGNKRFGSFKCTLVPDKDLENPKNCYNHNFFGRYCSCDRMYPDADDQVNDEMIQCVICEDWFHEKHLGCVVEDSDEPQEMICEACMNKTPLLWTYVDHFAAPEVTKVSRCQEDDEVNVEDDDKPTGEEAKDSSLCSNGGLSIPTSHRVDSNGSPGSKRTHQEMNGCPLKYQAKTEPCKLKELESKGPLRARDGAVIWPYHWRSELCTCVSCKRVYVNTGVQFLLDQSDTLLAYERRGLLEQGCPDQLLMSCLRTLSHVQQLEIIYQINDMKTELMAFLQTFVEENKEVTAEAIWTFFEDLKSRKRRRTGDLCLGN from the exons atGGCGGTGAACGGAGAAGACGAGACGTCCCTGCCTTTGGTGGTCGGCTTGGAAAACGAGGACGAACTGAGGGAAGCGTTTTCTGTTTTGGTTGGAAGTGACCCCGACCACTGCTCTTATTCCCAG GGCTACGTGAAACGCCAGGCCGTGTTCGCCTGCAGCACTTGCACCCCGACGGGCTCGGATCCGGCCGGCGTGTGCCTCGCCTGCGCCAACACCTGCCACGACGGCCACCACATTTTCGAGCTTTACACCAAGAG GAATTTTCGCTGCGATTGTGGCAATAAGAGGTTTGGCTCGTTCAAGTGCACGTTGGTTCCG gacaAAGACTTAGAGAACCCAAAGAACTGCTACAATCACAACTTTTTTGGCCGATACTGCTCTTGTGACCGAATGTACCCAGATGCTGATGACCAG GTCAACGATGAGATGATTCAGTGCGTCATTTGCGAAGACTGGTTCCATGAGAAG cATTTAGGTTGTGTCGTGGAGGACAGTGACGAGCCACAGGAGATGATATGTGAAGCCTGCATGAATAAAACCCCCCTGCTGTGGACATACGTGGACCACTTTGCAG CCCCTGAGGTGACTAAAGTGAGTCGCTGTCAGGAGGATGATGAAGTGAATGTGGAGGATGACGACAAGCCGACAGGAGAAGAGGCCAAAGACAGCAGTCTGTGCAGCAACGGGGGCCTGAGCATTCCCACCAGTCACAGG GTTGATTCAAACGGAAGTCCGGGTTCTAAGAGGACCCACCAGGAAATGAATGGCTGTCCGTTAAAATACCAGGCCAAAACGGAGCCCTGTAAGCTCAAGGAGCTGGAGTCCAAAGGGCCGCTCCGGGCGAGAGATGGGGCCGTGATCTGGCCTTACCACTGGCGTTCCGAACTTTGCACTTGTGTCAGCTGTAAG AGGGTGTATGTGAACACGGGAGTTCAGTTCTTGCTGGACCAGTCGGACACTCTGCTGGCCTATGAGAGGAGAGGCCTTTTGGAGCAGGGGTGCCCCGATCAGCTGCTCATGTCCTGCCTGAGGACCCTGAGCCACGTCCAGCAGCTGGAGATCATTTACC AGATTAATGATATGAAAACTGAACTGATGGCTTTCCTGCAGACGTTTGTAGAGGAGAATAAG GAGGTGACAGCAGAGGCCATCTGGACTTTCTTTGAAGATCTGAAGAGCAGGAAGAGAAGGCGGACCGGCGACCTTTGCTTGGGCAACTGA